Genomic DNA from Danaus plexippus chromosome 16 unlocalized genomic scaffold, MEX_DaPlex mxdp_23, whole genome shotgun sequence:
TACGcttcaaaattgtatttaattattttataattattaacaattcaatatataatatctttgtttTAGTCACTATTGGGAACGTCATCGATCGTCAACGTCATCACGTACCTACTCCAGCGGGTACTTCGCATCCTTCAACAACATAGTTCTATTTCGTACGCCAACAGAGCATAAAATAgtgatattttacatttcagtCTAGTCTATATAATTACTTTCTCTTTAATGGCAAGGTTCACTATTCAAAGACTCAATAGTATCATTCTTCAATATATAACAGGTATAACTATACATTCCGAATACGTAGCGTATTCGTTCCTTACGGCGtcgatgatataaaatttaacctaAATTATAACACAGGAGAATTAAGTATAAGATCACAAAATGAGATTCAACGGGCGCGGTGGGCGCGCGCCCGGCGAAGTCGCAGCTATTATAGTCGTCTCTACGCTACAACTAGCGAGCGACGCGCGCGCTCGCACTAAGCCTAGTATTGCTATCGGTCTAGCACAGCGTGCGGCGTCAGGGGGCGATGCCGGCGTCCGACTTGTGGAAGGCGGCGGCTGAAGACAGCGGCGGCACCTGCGTCTGCGCCGAGCTGAAGTCGTGCTCGGACTTGGGGCGCGGTAGGGCCGCCACGCCCAGTCCGGGCAGCGCCACGCCGGCCATGCGGCACGACGCAGCTTGCAGAGGCTGCAACGCCAACCCTAGCGAGCGCTCCGACAGCCGCGCCACGCTGTCGTCCGAGAGGCTGACGTGTTCAGCCTCCGCGGCCAGCGCGTTCACCACCGCGTTGATGGTGTTCCCCTCCGAGGTGGTGTCGTCTTCCCGGTGCGCCACCAGGTTAGGGTTCTTCCCGATCTTATTCAATCGCTCGGCGGCGACGCTCTCCATCGTGCGTCGCATCAGAGGGTACTGGTCGAGCACGGCGTTGAAGTGGTCGACGGACAATGAGAACAGATTACAGTAGGTTTCGGCGCGGACGGAAGCAACTCGCCGGGCATTGGTCAGGAGGCAAATTTCACCAAAGTAGGACCCGTCCGATAAACTGGTCGCCACTTCTCCATTGGCCATAACAATGTCCACGATACCCTCTTGaataaagtacattttatttccgaTGGTACCTTCTTTAATGATGATGTCACCTGGAACATGTACacgtttgtattatttttctgtaccCAATAACAATTaacgtttaaataataataatatacctgGCTGGAAGACTTCATATCGCAATTTAGTGACAACATCCGAAACAAAATTCGAATCGGCATTAGCAAAGAATGGAACAGAGGCGACCAGCGACCGGCAGTTGTAATTGATGACGTCTTCCCGCAGTTTCTCGCTTAGTTCGCCCAAAATCAATTCCTCGTCGAAGAATTTCCCCTGGTAGCGATGTTCAAAGTATTCAGTGATGCGCTGTCGCATCTCACGGGGTAGCTTTCTGTACGCCATATATTCTTCAACTTGTTTAACCTATAAACgtggttttattattacaaagagATATTTCAACCAATTCCAACCGTCGGAAATCTCAATGTTAACAAAgtgcatattaaaatatttttatattaagaacacCTATTGCGTATAAACTCCAAACGTGCCAATTGTATCTACATAATCACCTTTGACAATTCAATGAAGAAAACAAAcgcatattaattatattatgtcaatATTCCCATTGatgttaacaatttaaatagtatCTAATGTACAAAAACTTCCGATAAATTAGTAGAACTCTAATGAGACTTCTAACCACTGAATAGAAACTGTCATGAACACCCGTTAGTATGAATAATGTGAACACGAGGTATAAGCGTTACCGGTTAACACAAAGACCGATTGGAAGAAGTGCAACGAAATAATATCGTGAAAATCACATAACATCAACATAATATATCCACGAAACGAACATTCAGTTTGTACTCACATCCAATTTCTGAAACAGGTAACAATGACTTAGGATTAGTTGTTGTAAGACAAGCTGAGCGATAAAACAATGGAAATATGTAGcgatacttaaataataatggttCGAAATAAGACATTAACAGGCCAGTATTGGAGTGTTCATAACAGCTCGTTAGGTTGAGTACAGTTCGTCCTAGACGTGATTGTAATTTGTAAAGGATACTTTGGTATCAAATATTGTATACGTGTATGACAGACGTTTGTTTTAAGAATTGGCGAATAACCTTCTTACCTTTTCACGATATTGCCTTCGGGAGGAGTCAAGACTCTGGATGAGATTGGTGGCGTGACCGAGGAAGAGGGCGTAGCACGTGGCCCCGGAGATCATGGACAACATGGTCAGCCACATGTCAGTGAGAGACTGAGGTGGAAAACGACCATACCCGATGCAAAGCATGTGAGACATAGCCTTGAATAACGCCCAAGAGTATTGCTCCAACCAGAAAGCCTCCTGGAAGTTTAACAGGTTTTTGTGATTGCTTTGATGTCGTGCACATTTGAAATTCTTCTTATATATTCGACAATAATAGCATGGAATGTTACTACTACTAACTTGTAACTCATTGATTGCAACCCAGGAATTTGGTGGAAATCCTTGCAGCATAGGAACAAGAAACTGAAGGCATCCCGACCAGTGACCGATCAGCAGCATCATGCAGATCAAATTGAATATCCGCATGAAGACCGATGCCATATTAAGGAACTGAGGAAAAAACAATGTCATTAAAACTTCCTCACTATCAGATGTCGCCTCTAAACGAAGCCGTGCGGACTGCGCGACAAGGACGCTCGAGATCAAGCATCGCGATGATATCTACCGatgatttcatataaaagtgaGGAACAAAATATGAACGCGTGAGTCGTCGAGCGAGCATGCGATCACGAGGCGGGCCTGCGGACAGGCCGCGCGACTTAGAGCCGCCGCGGCGCCCGGCCTGCCCGCCGCCCGGCGCCTCCGCGCGGCCCCGGGGACGAGGGTCGGAAGAAACGCGAACCAAACAGAAAGCGAAGCGAGCAGCGTGTAAGGACGCCAGACAGCGCCGGCAGCATGCTAAGCGGGCGAACGAGCACATGCGCGCCGGCTCATGCCGACCCTGGTTACCTTAAAGATCAGATTGCTTTTGGTGTCACCCTTCTTTTTTGCAACGTCCGAGCTGAGACGTCCCCTGCGTTCCGTGCGCTTTTTTTGAAGATTCTGCAAGATCTAGAAAACAAGCGAGAAACACGAGATAGTAGGAAGAGAGCCAGGCGCGCCCGGCGAGAGCGCGGATGGGGACGGCGTTCAGAAGACGACGCGGGGTGTGCGGGGCGGGGCGGAGCGGGCAGGTCGGATCGGGGCAGGGCGCGTGCGGGCACACAGGATGCACTAACACCGAGAAGGAGTCGGGCTAGGCCCCTACGCTAACTAGGGTCGCGGCGTGACGCATGCGGCACCTGCGAGGCGAGGTCGCGCGAGCCGCCGCCCTCCGTGTCACCCGGCTCGTCGCTCGGCTGCGGAGCGGGGCTCATCTGCACACAACACCGTCACTGCGACGTCGCCACCACCCTCCCCGTACTCCACTTCTCACTGACTCTCCGCATACTACTATTGTGAAAGGGTTCACCTACTAGGTGGCTAATAAGGTGGTAAATATTGGTGCAttgttatattcttttatttcgacTACATTTCACGAGATCGGGGTACTCTAGtgatgattataatatttgattcacCGATGCAACTAGGATTTAATCGAAGAAATATTCTTCGACTAGGAAGGCACACactagattttaaaaattcgagTTCTCGACATGATACTCATATCGTTCATCGGCGTCAGCACATCTTCTAAAAGCTTCGTGAAGCAGCAAAATAATAAGAACGAGTTGGCAAATCAAATATCACTTATGGTGAGGGTGGAACGGTTTGGGTCGGCGGACGCGGCGAACGCGGCGCGGCGCACGCGGAAGTTACAGATATTGAGAAAGTCGAGTGAGAGCGTGCTCAGGCAGAAGAAGCTTGCAGAGAAGCAGTAGAGAAGTGCAGAGAGGGAAGTGGGCCACACAGTGGGGCGGGACATGGTACAGTACAGGATTACAACAAATTCCAATATTTAAACAGGATGGCTACTCACTAGATAGATCATTTTAGaacagatttattatattagaatttagacaacattttatattatttacaaaaaatattcttcagcCAATAACATcacaacattatataaacaattcgAAACTTCCAATAGTATAATAGTTAGGTGTTAGATCGGTGTTAGTTTATGTGAGCGTAATGTGTTAGAGCAGTGTTAGTggataagtaataaaatggtCAAAGAAATGCTAGCGAGAACAAATGCTGGCTTACATATACTTCCTCCCATTGTGATACATATCGAACGAGCCTGGAGAGTCGCAGCAGTCGCACCAGAGATAAAAGTTTTGCTAACCGCAGTATCCTTAAGGCGCGGCCGGCGTGGAGAATTTGAAAACTTTCACTAAAATCCTGTAAACATAACACGTCTTAACGGAAGCGCTCCACGCCACCGTCGCTTACAGACAGTCACTATAAATGAAAAGAATCCCTactttttacattatcaagTGAACAAGACATGCTTGCTTAATAGAATCAAACATCAGCCAAAGAAAAGTGCTGAAGcattacatatttttggtcaaaaatttaactaataattatttttgaatggaACGAAATAAGACAAATTGTTAGTAAAGCTTGGATTCGCATTAAAAACTGTATTCGATAatgatatatcaatatttatttataatataaatgtaatattattaagaaaatataatataatcctcgttttataaataacttgtatCAAGTCTCaagttattcaattttaaaattagtattcaaataatatgataCAATTTGGTCGTGTTGCATATTTTAGcgtaaaatcaaaataaatatagccaGAAATTGTGCtacgtaataatataaaataaaagacaatcAAGAAAAGTTGATAAATATGCGAGAGTAAATCATGCATTGATAAGGTGAATAAAAGAGGTCCTATTTGTAACAGACAGAGAAGATTATCGTGCATAGAGAGTCAGTTGGTGACTGGAAAATCTGCAGAGAAGAGTGCAATGGAACATTATGACAGTGCACCCAGACAGTATGTGCTTCCGAGAACATAATCCTAGAATATTtcagtattatataaacaatatgcgCAAAGATAATAGCAAAGAAGAATGCACAGTCCCAAGAAGATAAGGCAGAGTGGCATACGCCGGAACAATGTGGATTGCGTAAAGAAGACGTGCAGatacgtaaaaaataatctgatataaaaagtaatagaaGTTCAATCTATTGTGCTGCAATCAAACCTTTGAAAGTTTTCACAGAAAcctcaataaaacatttaaaccaACACGATGGCGCGTTGAACGTTCTCGTGGCAGTTGGATATAATCACACAATGATAAACGAAATATaaccacaaaaaaattatttaaaaaaaaatgaaaaataataatcgctctataaaacaaataacaccCAAGCTGAAACAGAATCAACACAAAAGAAAGATTATAACTAGTAATAACAACACGGCCAAATTGCAACGTACGTTTACCTGGTTGAAGATAAGGAATATATAGTCTAGTGGTATACTAGAAATGAGGTCCAGAAAGAACCACGTCCTCAAATAGTGCTTGGCTATTAACTTTGGGTCTAATATCACTTGTTCTGCGTTATCTTGCTGCATTATTCctgaaaaagatttaaatacttatcaaTATATGGAGCGTTTGAAGGACATTTAAATAGCCTTATGAGTTACAACTATGTTTATAGTAcggattttttataacttatattctataagtttttttcatttaatatagtatgAATCGTTTTAATAACACTCGCAAATTATTTTGGACTGGTGTCTTTGACACGGCTAGGGTACGTGACGTCGGATTACGTATGCAgcgttttgaaatatatattaaaaaaacctatagattattattttaaatcattagaaagattaacaaataaaactcctCTAAATGCctgtatgtgtatatgtatgCATTTACGTATGTTTATGTGTATGAATGTATACATGTGTGTGACGTTGCAAATTCGTGGTGTCATTACGAATAACGCAAGTTAGAACTATAAGTCAGAACAAAGTCGGTAATGAGGTGGACATtatcacttttatataaaaaatttatatatcttaataatattaacgaagCTAACCTGTTCTAAAATTAACAACGATGTCTATGAGAAATATCGTGTCCGAGAGACAGTTGAAGGCTATCCATCGTGTGCTGAGGTCGTCGTTGAAGAATGAGATGGCCACTGGTAGGATGATCAGATTCGCCACCAGCAGCAGAAGCATACATAAATCCCAGTAGAACCTGAAATCATATTGaggcaattaaaatatattgaaatgtattgTCCGCACGAATCATCTcatctcatataatattatcttcacTAGCTCAATACCTTTCAACTATCTAGTTTGAATGTTTATGATCGAGTATAATTTCAGATGtttccaatttcaaataaaatacaaaaaaaaaaaattaacttcaatAAAATCCATAGGATTGTTTCAATTACCCCTTTGTCATGTATTTTCTGTaaagattttatacaaaaacaactGAATATACATATTCCTAAGAAAGATGAGATATGGTATCAAAGCTTCTGAAgaaattttgtgtattttatctCATTCCTTTCACTATTCGTCTTTGTTTTCTTAATGTCTTGTTAGTAATGTGACTTTTGTAGcgatattgaaaaaattacacaaagaCAAAGAAAAAACAGTTCACTAgacatgtaataatatttttttacatgttttgCTTGggctacataaaaaaatattacattgtgTACGTTTAGAAATTgatggaataatttttaaatttaatcaaagataattatcataatataaggcATAGATGCTCACATCTATCGCAGATAgagttaaatgaaaaataaacgaatattttattataaaacaaatcataAATTCGGGTCCATAGACATTAAGTCAAATGCTTTGGTCCACTAGCAGTTTactcaatgtttttaaaacgaaGTAAATGATGGCAATTTAGCACGAGACGGAAAAATATCCTCACATAGCTCCCCTGTCCGGAGTGGACCACTGGCTAAAGtttgaaagaattttaaattagtttcaaaCTGATTATAATCCATAAATCGAAGgtcatttattacataaaccTTCATCTTCTAATCTTGACGGAGACATGAcagataataaacaattttttatctgtgttgcatttttttttatatcatacaaagAATGTGGacaagatttaatttatttcatttatatcttaatattattcaaagtaaACCGGTGTAATTAGAAAATACGATGTAAGTATAATACGGAAACACGTAAATCAGGCTTAAACACATAAAGCTTACGGCATGTCAGCGGATTTAGCGCACTACCTTTgttgcatttatttatacagcGTCCATGCTACACTTTGCTATTTCAAAacattcagaaaaaaaatatactttcaaCATTCACTTACATGAGTAATAGTTACAAGAATTACTCCTCAGTATTtagtctttatatttatttttatgatctcTTAgtcttttaacattttatgttagtTCTAACTCAACAAGCAGATAGTTCTTTAACTCGGTTcgaattttgatatttttttttatgctatggcttcattcgtaATGgcatcgtggaatattttgacaatgtcaatcaatgtttttatttgtttgacgAATTATAATCGACAGAAGATTTATAGGtttcataacaaaaagtaGGGATATGTTAAATTCTTACGACAATACGTCATGATTCTGATGTAGGTCATCTTTATCAGGCAACTGCGAGGTTTTGTACGTTTTAGTAAGAGAAATTACAATATGCTGTGGATACATTTCTTTGATTTTGCATAAGAATAagaaatctataataaaaactaatgaagaatgaatgaatgaattatccaataaaaacaaactgcGGTGTTttgttactaataataaaaggtacataaatttaaattgttattaattaaccTTAATTTTCCGCACTTAAAAACGTTATTCatcttattatgaaataaatgtcacaTACATTTAAACTGTGATTTATCtcgttgtatttttaattactaaacgTTAAAAACTTAACGGGAAGTGTAATAGATATATTCTATATCTGCTAAAAAGATGCAaaggattaaataaaaaaaaattgacttaAAAATCATGTACATTAT
This window encodes:
- the LOC116771692 gene encoding potassium/sodium hyperpolarization-activated cyclic nucleotide-gated channel 2 isoform X7, which produces MPALRDADMSLKQGSGTGKVHFGGLDDVSLYGTPVEPAPPAPDAKQGFLRNQLQALFQPTDNKLAMKLFGSKKALMKERIRQKAAGHWVIHPCSSFRFYWDLCMLLLLVANLIILPVAISFFNDDLSTRWIAFNCLSDTIFLIDIVVNFRTGIMQQDNAEQVILDPKLIAKHYLRTWFFLDLISSIPLDYIFLIFNQVNDFSESFQILHAGRALRILRLAKLLSLVRLLRLSRLVRYVSQWEEVYILQNLQKKRTERRGRLSSDVAKKKGDTKSNLIFKFLNMASVFMRIFNLICMMLLIGHWSGCLQFLVPMLQGFPPNSWVAINELQEAFWLEQYSWALFKAMSHMLCIGYGRFPPQSLTDMWLTMLSMISGATCYALFLGHATNLIQSLDSSRRQYREKVKQVEEYMAYRKLPREMRQRITEYFEHRYQGKFFDEELILGELSEKLREDVINYNCRSLVASVPFFANADSNFVSDVVTKLRYEVFQPGDIIIKEGTIGNKMYFIQEGIVDIVMANGEVATSLSDGSYFGEICLLTNARRVASVRAETYCNLFSLSVDHFNAVLDQYPLMRRTMESVAAERLNKIGKNPNLVAHREDDTTSEGNTINAVVNALAAEAEHVSLSDDSVARLSERSLGLALQPLQAASCRMAGVALPGLGVAALPRPKSEHDFSSAQTQVPPLSSAAAFHKSDAGIAP
- the LOC116771692 gene encoding potassium/sodium hyperpolarization-activated cyclic nucleotide-gated channel 2 isoform X4; translated protein: MSLRSLHRRLSSANNTCDDGGGGAATGGRAASLRLANGRVAAQSAEQLPHSPADCASVRISIDNTNTCCTDSLVTALDDETLLLGDADMSLKQGSGTGKVHFGGLDDVSLYGTPVEPAPPAPDAKQGFLRNQLQALFQPTDNKLAMKLFGSKKALMKERIRQKAAGHWVIHPCSSFRFYWDLCMLLLLVANLIILPVAISFFNDDLSTRWIAFNCLSDTIFLIDIVVNFRTGIMQQDNAEQVILDPKLIAKHYLRTWFFLDLISSIPLDYIFLIFNQDFSESFQILHAGRALRILRLAKLLSLVRLLRLSRLVRYVSQWEEVYFLNMASVFMRIFNLICMMLLIGHWSGCLQFLVPMLQGFPPNSWVAINELQEAFWLEQYSWALFKAMSHMLCIGYGRFPPQSLTDMWLTMLSMISGATCYALFLGHATNLIQSLDSSRRQYREKVKQVEEYMAYRKLPREMRQRITEYFEHRYQGKFFDEELILGELSEKLREDVINYNCRSLVASVPFFANADSNFVSDVVTKLRYEVFQPGDIIIKEGTIGNKMYFIQEGIVDIVMANGEVATSLSDGSYFGEICLLTNARRVASVRAETYCNLFSLSVDHFNAVLDQYPLMRRTMESVAAERLNKIGKNPNLVAHREDDTTSEGNTINAVVNALAAEAEHVSLSDDSVARLSERSLGLALQPLQAASCRMAGVALPGLGVAALPRPKSEHDFSSAQTQVPPLSSAAAFHKSDAGIAP
- the LOC116771692 gene encoding potassium/sodium hyperpolarization-activated cyclic nucleotide-gated channel 2 isoform X2 gives rise to the protein MSLRSLHRRLSSANNTCDDGGGGAATGGRAASLRLANGRVAAQSAEQLPHSPADCASVRISIDNTNTCCTDSLVTALDDETLLLGDADMSLKQGSGTGKVHFGGLDDVSLYGTPVEPAPPAPDAKQGFLRNQLQALFQPTDNKLAMKLFGSKKALMKERIRQKAAGHWVIHPCSSFRFYWDLCMLLLLVANLIILPVAISFFNDDLSTRWIAFNCLSDTIFLIDIVVNFRTGIMQQDNAEQVILDPKLIAKHYLRTWFFLDLISSIPLDYIFLIFNQDFSESFQILHAGRALRILRLAKLLSLVRLLRLSRLVRYVSQWEEVYILQNLQKKRTERRGRLSSDVAKKKGDTKSNLIFKFLNMASVFMRIFNLICMMLLIGHWSGCLQFLVPMLQGFPPNSWVAINELQEAFWLEQYSWALFKAMSHMLCIGYGRFPPQSLTDMWLTMLSMISGATCYALFLGHATNLIQSLDSSRRQYREKVKQVEEYMAYRKLPREMRQRITEYFEHRYQGKFFDEELILGELSEKLREDVINYNCRSLVASVPFFANADSNFVSDVVTKLRYEVFQPGDIIIKEGTIGNKMYFIQEGIVDIVMANGEVATSLSDGSYFGEICLLTNARRVASVRAETYCNLFSLSVDHFNAVLDQYPLMRRTMESVAAERLNKIGKNPNLVAHREDDTTSEGNTINAVVNALAAEAEHVSLSDDSVARLSERSLGLALQPLQAASCRMAGVALPGLGVAALPRPKSEHDFSSAQTQVPPLSSAAAFHKSDAGIAP
- the LOC116771692 gene encoding potassium/sodium hyperpolarization-activated cyclic nucleotide-gated channel 2 isoform X9, giving the protein MSLKQGSGTGKVHFGGLDDVSLYGTPVEPAPPAPDAKQGFLRNQLQALFQPTDNKLAMKLFGSKKALMKERIRQKAAGHWVIHPCSSFRFYWDLCMLLLLVANLIILPVAISFFNDDLSTRWIAFNCLSDTIFLIDIVVNFRTGIMQQDNAEQVILDPKLIAKHYLRTWFFLDLISSIPLDYIFLIFNQVNDFSESFQILHAGRALRILRLAKLLSLVRLLRLSRLVRYVSQWEEVYILQNLQKKRTERRGRLSSDVAKKKGDTKSNLIFKFLNMASVFMRIFNLICMMLLIGHWSGCLQFLVPMLQGFPPNSWVAINELQEAFWLEQYSWALFKAMSHMLCIGYGRFPPQSLTDMWLTMLSMISGATCYALFLGHATNLIQSLDSSRRQYREKVKQVEEYMAYRKLPREMRQRITEYFEHRYQGKFFDEELILGELSEKLREDVINYNCRSLVASVPFFANADSNFVSDVVTKLRYEVFQPGDIIIKEGTIGNKMYFIQEGIVDIVMANGEVATSLSDGSYFGEICLLTNARRVASVRAETYCNLFSLSVDHFNAVLDQYPLMRRTMESVAAERLNKIGKNPNLVAHREDDTTSEGNTINAVVNALAAEAEHVSLSDDSVARLSERSLGLALQPLQAASCRMAGVALPGLGVAALPRPKSEHDFSSAQTQVPPLSSAAAFHKSDAGIAP
- the LOC116771692 gene encoding potassium/sodium hyperpolarization-activated cyclic nucleotide-gated channel 2 isoform X5 → MKYINCVSINNGLYGTVRKIKNTDEFELSDADMSLKQGSGTGKVHFGGLDDVSLYGTPVEPAPPAPDAKQGFLRNQLQALFQPTDNKLAMKLFGSKKALMKERIRQKAAGHWVIHPCSSFRFYWDLCMLLLLVANLIILPVAISFFNDDLSTRWIAFNCLSDTIFLIDIVVNFRTGIMQQDNAEQVILDPKLIAKHYLRTWFFLDLISSIPLDYIFLIFNQVNDFSESFQILHAGRALRILRLAKLLSLVRLLRLSRLVRYVSQWEEVYILQNLQKKRTERRGRLSSDVAKKKGDTKSNLIFKFLNMASVFMRIFNLICMMLLIGHWSGCLQFLVPMLQGFPPNSWVAINELQEAFWLEQYSWALFKAMSHMLCIGYGRFPPQSLTDMWLTMLSMISGATCYALFLGHATNLIQSLDSSRRQYREKVKQVEEYMAYRKLPREMRQRITEYFEHRYQGKFFDEELILGELSEKLREDVINYNCRSLVASVPFFANADSNFVSDVVTKLRYEVFQPGDIIIKEGTIGNKMYFIQEGIVDIVMANGEVATSLSDGSYFGEICLLTNARRVASVRAETYCNLFSLSVDHFNAVLDQYPLMRRTMESVAAERLNKIGKNPNLVAHREDDTTSEGNTINAVVNALAAEAEHVSLSDDSVARLSERSLGLALQPLQAASCRMAGVALPGLGVAALPRPKSEHDFSSAQTQVPPLSSAAAFHKSDAGIAP
- the LOC116771692 gene encoding potassium/sodium hyperpolarization-activated cyclic nucleotide-gated channel 2 isoform X6, producing MCCSGFTNYLFHKLRKYTCGLASRESDADMSLKQGSGTGKVHFGGLDDVSLYGTPVEPAPPAPDAKQGFLRNQLQALFQPTDNKLAMKLFGSKKALMKERIRQKAAGHWVIHPCSSFRFYWDLCMLLLLVANLIILPVAISFFNDDLSTRWIAFNCLSDTIFLIDIVVNFRTGIMQQDNAEQVILDPKLIAKHYLRTWFFLDLISSIPLDYIFLIFNQVNDFSESFQILHAGRALRILRLAKLLSLVRLLRLSRLVRYVSQWEEVYILQNLQKKRTERRGRLSSDVAKKKGDTKSNLIFKFLNMASVFMRIFNLICMMLLIGHWSGCLQFLVPMLQGFPPNSWVAINELQEAFWLEQYSWALFKAMSHMLCIGYGRFPPQSLTDMWLTMLSMISGATCYALFLGHATNLIQSLDSSRRQYREKVKQVEEYMAYRKLPREMRQRITEYFEHRYQGKFFDEELILGELSEKLREDVINYNCRSLVASVPFFANADSNFVSDVVTKLRYEVFQPGDIIIKEGTIGNKMYFIQEGIVDIVMANGEVATSLSDGSYFGEICLLTNARRVASVRAETYCNLFSLSVDHFNAVLDQYPLMRRTMESVAAERLNKIGKNPNLVAHREDDTTSEGNTINAVVNALAAEAEHVSLSDDSVARLSERSLGLALQPLQAASCRMAGVALPGLGVAALPRPKSEHDFSSAQTQVPPLSSAAAFHKSDAGIAP
- the LOC116771692 gene encoding potassium/sodium hyperpolarization-activated cyclic nucleotide-gated channel 2 isoform X3 gives rise to the protein MSLRSLHRRLSSANNTCDDGGGGAATGGRAASLRLANGRVAAQSAEQLPHSPADCASVRISIDNTNTCCTDSLVTALDDETLLLGDADMSLKQGSGTGKVHFGGLDDVSLYGTPVEPAPPAPDAKQGFLRNQLQALFQPTDNKLAMKLFGSKKALMKERIRQKAAGHWVIHPCSSFRFYWDLCMLLLLVANLIILPVAISFFNDDLSTRWIAFNCLSDTIFLIDIVVNFRTGIMQQDNAEQVILDPKLIAKHYLRTWFFLDLISSIPLDYIFLIFNQVNDFSESFQILHAGRALRILRLAKLLSLVRLLRLSRLVRYVSQWEEVYFLNMASVFMRIFNLICMMLLIGHWSGCLQFLVPMLQGFPPNSWVAINELQEAFWLEQYSWALFKAMSHMLCIGYGRFPPQSLTDMWLTMLSMISGATCYALFLGHATNLIQSLDSSRRQYREKVKQVEEYMAYRKLPREMRQRITEYFEHRYQGKFFDEELILGELSEKLREDVINYNCRSLVASVPFFANADSNFVSDVVTKLRYEVFQPGDIIIKEGTIGNKMYFIQEGIVDIVMANGEVATSLSDGSYFGEICLLTNARRVASVRAETYCNLFSLSVDHFNAVLDQYPLMRRTMESVAAERLNKIGKNPNLVAHREDDTTSEGNTINAVVNALAAEAEHVSLSDDSVARLSERSLGLALQPLQAASCRMAGVALPGLGVAALPRPKSEHDFSSAQTQVPPLSSAAAFHKSDAGIAP
- the LOC116771692 gene encoding potassium/sodium hyperpolarization-activated cyclic nucleotide-gated channel 2 isoform X1, which codes for MSLRSLHRRLSSANNTCDDGGGGAATGGRAASLRLANGRVAAQSAEQLPHSPADCASVRISIDNTNTCCTDSLVTALDDETLLLGDADMSLKQGSGTGKVHFGGLDDVSLYGTPVEPAPPAPDAKQGFLRNQLQALFQPTDNKLAMKLFGSKKALMKERIRQKAAGHWVIHPCSSFRFYWDLCMLLLLVANLIILPVAISFFNDDLSTRWIAFNCLSDTIFLIDIVVNFRTGIMQQDNAEQVILDPKLIAKHYLRTWFFLDLISSIPLDYIFLIFNQVNDFSESFQILHAGRALRILRLAKLLSLVRLLRLSRLVRYVSQWEEVYILQNLQKKRTERRGRLSSDVAKKKGDTKSNLIFKFLNMASVFMRIFNLICMMLLIGHWSGCLQFLVPMLQGFPPNSWVAINELQEAFWLEQYSWALFKAMSHMLCIGYGRFPPQSLTDMWLTMLSMISGATCYALFLGHATNLIQSLDSSRRQYREKVKQVEEYMAYRKLPREMRQRITEYFEHRYQGKFFDEELILGELSEKLREDVINYNCRSLVASVPFFANADSNFVSDVVTKLRYEVFQPGDIIIKEGTIGNKMYFIQEGIVDIVMANGEVATSLSDGSYFGEICLLTNARRVASVRAETYCNLFSLSVDHFNAVLDQYPLMRRTMESVAAERLNKIGKNPNLVAHREDDTTSEGNTINAVVNALAAEAEHVSLSDDSVARLSERSLGLALQPLQAASCRMAGVALPGLGVAALPRPKSEHDFSSAQTQVPPLSSAAAFHKSDAGIAP